The following are from one region of the Mustela lutreola isolate mMusLut2 chromosome 9, mMusLut2.pri, whole genome shotgun sequence genome:
- the STK35 gene encoding serine/threonine-protein kinase 35 isoform X1 has protein sequence MGHQEPPLARVRAGGAAYINRLCKGLSWREHVESRGSPNTRVPPSSAAAATRAAASSSAHPAGAAASRAAPYQRQPWPGADHPQPRAPGGKRAARKWRDASQVTIQGPAPPRPGAGRRDEAGGTQAAPLLLPPLPAAMETGEEDGARRGTQSPERKRRSPVPRAPSAKLRPAAAQAMDPVAAEAPGEAYLARRRPEGGGGSARPRYSLLAEIGRGSYGVVYEAVAGRSGARVAVKKIRCDAPENVELALAEFWALTSLKRRHQNVVQFEECVLQRNGLAQRMSHGNKNSQLYLRLVETSLKGERILGYAEEPCYLWFVMEFCEGGDLNQYVLSRRPDPATNKSFMLQLTSAIAFLHKNHIVHRDLKPDNILITERSGTPILKVADFGLSKVCAGLAPRGKEGHQDSKNVNVNKYWLSSACGSDFYMAPEVWEGHYTAKADIFALGIIIWAMIERITFIDSETKKELLGTYIKQGTEIVPVGEALLENPKMELHIPQKRRTSMSEGIKQLLKDMLAANPQDRPDAFELETRMDQVTCAA, from the exons ATGGGCCACCAGGAGCCCCCGCTGGCCCGAGTGCGGGCGGGAGGTGCGGCTTATATAAACAGGTTATGTAAAGGGCTCAGCTGGCGCGAACACGTGGAGAGCCGCGGGAGTCCGAACACCCGGGTCCCCCCCTCgagcgccgccgccgccacccgtGCCGCAGCAAGCTCCAGCGCACACCCGGCCGGAGCCGCCGCCTCTCGCGCCGCTCCGTACCAGAGGCAGCCCTGGCCCGGAGCGGACCATCCCCAGCCCCGGGCGCCAGGGGGGAAACGGGCCGCCCGGAAGTGGCGGGACGCCAGCCAG GTCACAATCCAGGGTCCCGCTCCTCCGCGTCCCGGGGCCGGACGGAGGGATGAGGCAGGGGGGACCCAGGCAGCGCCGTTGCTGCTCCCCCCGCTGCCCGCAGCCATGGAAACGGGGGAGGAGGACGGCGCCCGCAGAGGTACACAAAGCCCCGAGCGGAAAAGGCGAAGCCCAGTGCCGCGGGCGCCCAGCGCGAAGCTGAGGCCGGCGGCGGCCCAGGCCATGGATCCGGTGGCGGCCGAGGCCCCGGGCGAGGCCTACCTGGCGCGGCGGCGGCCAGAGGGCGGCGGCGGGTCGGCGCGGCCGCGGTACAGCCTGTTGGCGGAGATCGGGCGCGGCAGCTACGGCGTGGTTTACGAGGCAGTGGCCGGGCGCAGCGGGGCCCGGGTGGCGGTCAAGAAGATCCGCTGCGACGCCCCCGAGAACGTGGAGCTGGCGCTGGCCGAATTCTGGGCCCTGACCAGCCTCAAGCGGCGCCACCAGAACGTCGTGCAGTTTGAGGAGTGCGTCCTGCAGCGTAACGGGCTAGCCCAGCGCATGAGCCACGGCAACAAGAACTCGCAGCTGTACCTGCGCCTGGTGGAGACCTCGCTCAAAG GAGAAAGGATCCTGGGTTATGCTGAGGAGCCCTGCTATCTCTGGTTTGTCATGGAGTTCTGTGAAGGTGGAGACCTGAATCAGTACGTCCTGTCCCGGAGGCCGGACCCAGCCACCAACAAAAGCTTCATGCTACAGCTCACGAGCGCCATTGCCTTCCTGCACAAAAACCACATCGTGCACAGGGACCTAAAGCCAGACAACATCCTCATCACCGAGCGGTCTGGCACCCCCATCCTCAAGGTGGCAGACTTTGGACTAAGCAAGGTCTGTGCGGGGTTAGCCCCCCGAGGAAAAGAGGGCCATCAAGACAGCAAAAATGTGAATGTGAATAAATACTGGCTGTCTTCAGCCTGCGGCTCAGACTTCTACATGGCCCCCGAAGTCTGGGAGGGACACTACACAGCCAAGGCCGACATCTTTGCTCTGGGCATTATCATCTGGGCAATGATAGAAAGAATCACTTTCATTGACTCTGAGACCAAGAAGGAGCTCCTGGGGACCTATATCAAACAGGGGACTGAAATCGTCCCTGTTGGTGAGGCGCTGCTAGAAAACCCAAAGATGGAGTTGCATATCCCCCAGAAACGCAGGACTTCCATGTCTGAGGGGATCAAGCAGCTCTTGAAAGATATGTTAGCTGCTAACCCACAGGACCGGCCTGATGCCTTTGAACTTGAAACCAGAATGGACCAGGTCACATGTGCTGCTTAA
- the STK35 gene encoding serine/threonine-protein kinase 35 isoform X2, giving the protein METGEEDGARRGTQSPERKRRSPVPRAPSAKLRPAAAQAMDPVAAEAPGEAYLARRRPEGGGGSARPRYSLLAEIGRGSYGVVYEAVAGRSGARVAVKKIRCDAPENVELALAEFWALTSLKRRHQNVVQFEECVLQRNGLAQRMSHGNKNSQLYLRLVETSLKGERILGYAEEPCYLWFVMEFCEGGDLNQYVLSRRPDPATNKSFMLQLTSAIAFLHKNHIVHRDLKPDNILITERSGTPILKVADFGLSKVCAGLAPRGKEGHQDSKNVNVNKYWLSSACGSDFYMAPEVWEGHYTAKADIFALGIIIWAMIERITFIDSETKKELLGTYIKQGTEIVPVGEALLENPKMELHIPQKRRTSMSEGIKQLLKDMLAANPQDRPDAFELETRMDQVTCAA; this is encoded by the exons ATGGAAACGGGGGAGGAGGACGGCGCCCGCAGAGGTACACAAAGCCCCGAGCGGAAAAGGCGAAGCCCAGTGCCGCGGGCGCCCAGCGCGAAGCTGAGGCCGGCGGCGGCCCAGGCCATGGATCCGGTGGCGGCCGAGGCCCCGGGCGAGGCCTACCTGGCGCGGCGGCGGCCAGAGGGCGGCGGCGGGTCGGCGCGGCCGCGGTACAGCCTGTTGGCGGAGATCGGGCGCGGCAGCTACGGCGTGGTTTACGAGGCAGTGGCCGGGCGCAGCGGGGCCCGGGTGGCGGTCAAGAAGATCCGCTGCGACGCCCCCGAGAACGTGGAGCTGGCGCTGGCCGAATTCTGGGCCCTGACCAGCCTCAAGCGGCGCCACCAGAACGTCGTGCAGTTTGAGGAGTGCGTCCTGCAGCGTAACGGGCTAGCCCAGCGCATGAGCCACGGCAACAAGAACTCGCAGCTGTACCTGCGCCTGGTGGAGACCTCGCTCAAAG GAGAAAGGATCCTGGGTTATGCTGAGGAGCCCTGCTATCTCTGGTTTGTCATGGAGTTCTGTGAAGGTGGAGACCTGAATCAGTACGTCCTGTCCCGGAGGCCGGACCCAGCCACCAACAAAAGCTTCATGCTACAGCTCACGAGCGCCATTGCCTTCCTGCACAAAAACCACATCGTGCACAGGGACCTAAAGCCAGACAACATCCTCATCACCGAGCGGTCTGGCACCCCCATCCTCAAGGTGGCAGACTTTGGACTAAGCAAGGTCTGTGCGGGGTTAGCCCCCCGAGGAAAAGAGGGCCATCAAGACAGCAAAAATGTGAATGTGAATAAATACTGGCTGTCTTCAGCCTGCGGCTCAGACTTCTACATGGCCCCCGAAGTCTGGGAGGGACACTACACAGCCAAGGCCGACATCTTTGCTCTGGGCATTATCATCTGGGCAATGATAGAAAGAATCACTTTCATTGACTCTGAGACCAAGAAGGAGCTCCTGGGGACCTATATCAAACAGGGGACTGAAATCGTCCCTGTTGGTGAGGCGCTGCTAGAAAACCCAAAGATGGAGTTGCATATCCCCCAGAAACGCAGGACTTCCATGTCTGAGGGGATCAAGCAGCTCTTGAAAGATATGTTAGCTGCTAACCCACAGGACCGGCCTGATGCCTTTGAACTTGAAACCAGAATGGACCAGGTCACATGTGCTGCTTAA